A DNA window from SAR202 cluster bacterium contains the following coding sequences:
- a CDS encoding type II toxin-antitoxin system HicB family antitoxin, protein MANYKYTVVVEQDDDGVYVASVPMLPGCYTQGDSYEEALENIKDAIKAHIEARRELGEPIPIEVAIDQVRIVA, encoded by the coding sequence GTGGCCAACTACAAATACACCGTAGTCGTGGAGCAGGATGACGATGGCGTCTATGTGGCCTCAGTTCCAATGCTCCCAGGCTGCTACACTCAGGGCGACAGCTATGAAGAGGCTCTCGAAAACATAAAGGACGCCATCAAGGCCCACATAGAGGCCCGTCGGGAGCTGGGCGAGCCCATCCCGATAGAAGTAGCCATTGACCAGGTCCGGATCGTTGCCTGA